From the genome of Pantoea alfalfae, one region includes:
- the sucA gene encoding 2-oxoglutarate dehydrogenase E1 component, which produces MQNSAMKPWLDSSWLAGANQSYIEQLYEDFLTDPDSVDAVWRSMFQQLPGTGMKPEQFHSTTREYFRRLAKDASRYTSSVSDPETNSKQVKVLQLINAFRFRGHQHANLDPLGLWKQDRVADLDPAFHDLTEADFQESFNVGSFAIGKETMKLADLFDALTQTYCGSIGAEYMHINNTDEKRWIQQRLESVAGRAAFSNEEKKGFLKELTAAEGLEKYLGAKFPGAKRFSLEGGDALVPMLREMIRHAGKSGTREVVLGMAHRGRLNVLINVLGKKPQDLFDEFAGKHKEHLGTGDVKYHMGFSSDVETEGGLVHLALAFNPSHLEIVSPVVMGSVRARLDRLDEPASNKVLPITIHGDAAVIGQGVVQETLNMSQARGYEVGGTVRIVINNQVGFTTSNPKDARSTPYCTDIGKMVLAPIFHVNADDPEAVAFVTRLALDYRNTFKRDVFIDLVCYRRHGHNEADEPSATQPLMYQKIKKHPTPRKIYADRLEGEAVATQEDATEMVNLYRDALDAGECVVPEWRPMSLHSFTWSPYLNHEWDEPYPAQVDMKRLKELALRISQVPEEVEVQSRVAKIYNDRRLMAEGEKAFDWGGAENLAYATLVDEGIPVRLSGEDTGRGTFFHRHAVVHNQANGSTYTPLHHVHSGQGQFKVWDSVLSEEAVLAFEYGYATAEPRILTIWEAQFGDFANGAQVVIDQFISSGEQKWGRMCGLVMLLPHGYEGQGPEHSSARLERYLQLCAEQNMQVCVPSTPAQVYHMLRRQALRGMRRPLIVMSPKSLLRHPLAISTLDELANGSFQPAIGEVDDLDPQGVKRVVLCSGKVYYDLLEQRRKNEQTDVAIVRIEQLYPFPHHAVQEALKAYAHVQDFVWCQEEPLNQGAWYCSQHHFREVVPFGATLRYAGRPASASPAVGYMSVHQQQQQDLVNDALNVN; this is translated from the coding sequence ATGCAGAACAGCGCGATGAAGCCCTGGCTGGACTCTTCCTGGCTGGCCGGCGCGAATCAGTCTTACATAGAGCAGCTCTATGAGGATTTCCTGACCGATCCTGACTCTGTCGATGCAGTGTGGCGCTCGATGTTCCAACAGTTACCGGGCACCGGAATGAAACCTGAGCAGTTTCACTCCACCACACGTGAGTACTTCCGTCGCCTGGCGAAAGACGCATCTCGTTACACCTCATCTGTCTCCGATCCGGAAACCAACTCCAAGCAAGTAAAAGTGCTGCAGCTGATCAACGCGTTTCGTTTTCGCGGTCACCAGCATGCGAATCTCGATCCGCTTGGCCTGTGGAAACAGGATCGGGTGGCCGATCTTGATCCGGCTTTTCATGACCTGACCGAGGCCGATTTTCAGGAAAGCTTTAACGTCGGCTCTTTTGCCATCGGTAAAGAGACCATGAAGCTGGCCGATCTCTTCGACGCGCTGACGCAGACGTACTGTGGCTCAATCGGTGCGGAATATATGCACATCAACAACACGGATGAGAAACGCTGGATCCAGCAGCGTCTTGAGTCTGTAGCGGGCCGTGCAGCGTTCAGCAACGAAGAGAAAAAAGGTTTCCTGAAAGAGCTGACCGCGGCAGAAGGGCTGGAAAAATATCTCGGGGCGAAATTCCCGGGTGCCAAACGCTTCTCGCTGGAAGGCGGCGATGCGCTGGTGCCCATGCTGCGCGAAATGATCCGTCACGCCGGTAAGAGCGGTACCCGTGAAGTCGTGCTGGGTATGGCGCACCGTGGTCGTCTCAACGTGCTGATCAACGTGCTGGGTAAAAAGCCACAGGATCTGTTCGACGAGTTCGCCGGTAAGCATAAAGAGCATCTGGGCACCGGTGACGTGAAGTACCACATGGGCTTCTCTTCTGATGTGGAAACCGAAGGCGGTCTGGTTCACCTGGCGCTGGCGTTTAACCCGTCACACCTGGAGATCGTCAGCCCGGTCGTCATGGGTTCTGTGCGTGCCCGTCTGGACCGTCTGGACGAGCCTGCCAGCAATAAAGTCTTACCGATCACCATTCATGGTGACGCGGCGGTGATTGGCCAGGGTGTGGTTCAGGAAACCCTGAACATGTCACAGGCACGCGGTTATGAAGTGGGCGGTACCGTTCGCATCGTCATCAACAACCAGGTTGGCTTCACCACCTCCAACCCGAAAGATGCGCGTTCGACCCCTTACTGCACCGACATCGGCAAAATGGTGCTGGCACCGATTTTCCACGTGAACGCAGATGATCCGGAAGCGGTCGCCTTTGTGACCCGTCTGGCGCTCGACTATCGCAATACCTTTAAGCGTGATGTGTTTATCGATCTGGTCTGCTATCGCCGTCATGGTCACAACGAGGCGGATGAGCCAAGTGCGACCCAGCCGCTGATGTATCAGAAAATCAAAAAACACCCGACGCCGCGTAAAATCTACGCCGACCGTCTGGAAGGTGAAGCCGTCGCCACGCAGGAAGATGCGACCGAAATGGTCAATCTTTATCGTGATGCGCTGGATGCGGGCGAGTGCGTGGTGCCGGAATGGCGTCCGATGAGCCTGCACTCCTTTACCTGGTCACCTTACCTGAATCATGAGTGGGATGAACCTTACCCGGCTCAGGTCGACATGAAACGTCTGAAGGAACTGGCGCTGCGTATCAGCCAGGTGCCTGAAGAGGTGGAAGTGCAGTCGCGTGTTGCCAAGATTTATAACGACCGTCGCCTGATGGCTGAAGGCGAGAAAGCCTTTGACTGGGGCGGCGCGGAAAACCTGGCCTATGCCACGCTGGTTGATGAAGGCATTCCGGTGCGTCTGTCGGGTGAAGATACCGGTCGCGGAACCTTCTTCCATCGTCACGCGGTAGTCCATAACCAGGCGAACGGCTCAACCTATACCCCTCTGCATCATGTGCACAGCGGCCAGGGCCAGTTCAAAGTCTGGGACTCCGTGCTGTCAGAGGAAGCGGTGCTGGCCTTTGAATATGGTTACGCCACCGCAGAGCCGCGCATCCTGACCATCTGGGAAGCGCAGTTTGGTGACTTCGCCAACGGCGCACAGGTTGTTATCGACCAGTTCATCAGCTCCGGTGAGCAGAAATGGGGCCGGATGTGTGGCCTGGTTATGCTGCTGCCGCACGGTTATGAAGGTCAGGGGCCAGAGCACTCCTCTGCGCGCCTGGAACGTTATCTGCAACTCTGTGCTGAGCAGAACATGCAGGTCTGCGTGCCGTCTACCCCTGCGCAGGTTTACCACATGCTGCGTCGTCAGGCGCTGCGCGGTATGCGCCGTCCGCTGATTGTGATGTCGCCGAAATCACTGCTGCGTCATCCGCTGGCCATCTCCACGCTGGATGAACTGGCTAACGGCAGCTTCCAGCCGGCGATTGGCGAAGTCGATGATCTGGATCCGCAGGGCGTGAAACGCGTCGTGCTGTGCTCCGGTAAAGTCTATTACGACCTGCTGGAGCAGCGTCGTAAAAATGAGCAGACCGATGTGGCTATCGTGCGCATCGAGCAGCTCTATCCGTTCCCGCATCACGCGGTACAGGAAGCATTAAAAGCGTATGCTCACGTGCAGGATTTTGTCTGGTGTCAGGAAGAGCCACTGAATCAGGGCGCCTGGTATTGCAGCCAGCATCATTTCCGTGAAGTTGTGCCATTTGGTGCCACTTTACGTTATGCAGGCCGCCCGGCATCTGCCTCACCGGCCGTGGGTTACATGTCCGTACACCAACAACAGCAGCAAGACCTGGTTAATGACGCGCTGAACGTTAATTAA
- a CDS encoding succinate dehydrogenase iron-sulfur subunit: protein MRLEFSIYRYNPDVDDRPRMQDYTLESEDGRDMMLLDALIRLKEKDPTLAFRRSCREGVCGSDGLNMNGKNGLACITPVSALGNGKQKIVIRPLPGLPVVRDLVVDMSQFYAQYEKIKPFLLNNGENPPAREHLQMPEEREHLDGLYECILCACCSTSCPSFWWNPEKFIGPAGLLAAYRFLIDSRDTETDARLDNLNDAFSVFRCHSIMNCVSVCPKGLNPTRAIGHIKSMLLQRGA from the coding sequence ATGAGACTCGAGTTTTCAATTTATCGCTACAATCCGGACGTCGATGACAGGCCGCGCATGCAGGATTACACCCTGGAGTCGGAAGATGGTCGCGACATGATGCTGCTGGACGCGCTGATTCGCCTGAAAGAGAAAGATCCGACGCTGGCGTTTCGTCGCTCGTGTCGTGAAGGCGTCTGCGGCTCGGATGGCCTCAACATGAACGGTAAAAACGGACTGGCCTGCATTACGCCGGTCTCGGCACTGGGCAACGGCAAACAGAAAATTGTTATCCGTCCATTGCCAGGTTTACCGGTTGTGCGTGACCTGGTCGTAGACATGAGCCAGTTTTATGCTCAGTATGAGAAAATTAAGCCTTTCCTGTTGAATAATGGGGAAAATCCGCCAGCACGTGAACATCTGCAGATGCCGGAAGAACGTGAACACCTGGATGGCCTGTACGAGTGTATTCTCTGTGCCTGCTGCTCAACCTCATGCCCATCATTCTGGTGGAACCCTGAGAAGTTCATCGGTCCTGCCGGCCTGCTGGCGGCATACCGTTTCCTGATTGACAGCCGCGACACCGAAACGGATGCGCGTCTCGACAATCTGAATGATGCTTTCAGCGTATTCCGCTGTCACAGTATCATGAACTGTGTGAGCGTCTGTCCGAAAGGACTGAACCCGACGCGCGCCATCGGCCATATCAAGTCGATGCTGCTGCAGCGCGGCGCATAA
- the sdhA gene encoding succinate dehydrogenase flavoprotein subunit, protein MSLPIREFDAVVIGAGGAGMRAALQISQAGQSCALLSKVFPTRSHTVSAQGGITVALGNTHEDNWEWHMYDTVKGSDYIGDQDAIEYMCKTGPEAILELEHMGLPFSRLEDGRVYQRPFGGQSKNFGGEQAARTAAAADRTGHALLHTLYQQNLKNKTTIFSEWYALDLVKNAEGAVVGCTAICIETGETVYFKAKATILATGGAGRIYQSTTNAHINTGDGVGMALRAGVPVQDMEMWQFHPTGIAGAGVLVTEGCRGEGGYLLNKHGERFMERYAPNAKDLAGRDVVARSMMIEIREGRGCDGPWGPHIKLKLDHLGKEVLESRLPGILELSRTFAHADPVKEPIPVIPTCHYMMGGIPTKVTGQALRVNEQGEDVVIPGLFAVGEIACVSVHGANRLGGNSLLDLVVFGRAAGLHLLESIQEQGELRDATEDEIAVAMARFNRWENNTTGEDPVEIRKALQRCMQNNFSVFREGDAMAQGLEELKEIRQRLKSARLDDRSPDFNTQRIECLELDNLMETAFATAVAANYRTESRGAHSRFDFPDRDDENWLCHSLYVPETESMTRREVNMQPKLRAAFPPKVRTY, encoded by the coding sequence ATGAGTTTGCCAATCAGAGAGTTTGATGCCGTGGTGATCGGCGCAGGTGGCGCAGGTATGCGGGCCGCACTGCAAATCTCCCAGGCCGGTCAGAGCTGTGCCCTGTTATCTAAAGTTTTCCCGACCCGTTCCCACACTGTATCTGCGCAGGGCGGTATTACCGTTGCGCTGGGTAATACCCATGAAGATAACTGGGAATGGCATATGTACGACACCGTCAAAGGTTCCGACTACATCGGTGACCAGGACGCGATTGAATATATGTGTAAAACCGGCCCGGAAGCAATTCTGGAACTGGAACACATGGGCCTGCCGTTCTCGCGTCTGGAAGATGGTCGTGTCTATCAGCGTCCGTTTGGTGGTCAGTCGAAGAACTTCGGCGGCGAGCAGGCGGCACGTACCGCTGCAGCAGCTGACCGTACCGGCCACGCCCTGTTGCATACTCTTTACCAGCAGAACCTGAAAAACAAAACCACCATCTTCTCTGAGTGGTATGCACTGGATCTGGTGAAAAACGCCGAGGGCGCAGTGGTGGGTTGTACCGCTATCTGCATCGAAACCGGCGAAACCGTCTATTTCAAAGCAAAAGCGACCATTCTGGCCACCGGCGGCGCGGGCCGTATCTATCAGTCCACCACCAATGCACACATCAACACCGGCGACGGCGTGGGTATGGCACTGCGTGCGGGCGTGCCGGTGCAGGATATGGAGATGTGGCAGTTCCACCCAACCGGTATTGCTGGTGCGGGCGTGCTGGTCACCGAGGGCTGCCGTGGTGAAGGCGGTTATCTGCTGAACAAACATGGCGAACGCTTCATGGAGCGTTATGCGCCAAACGCTAAAGATCTGGCGGGCCGCGACGTGGTTGCGCGCTCAATGATGATTGAAATCCGTGAAGGTCGCGGCTGTGACGGTCCGTGGGGCCCGCACATCAAACTGAAACTCGATCACCTGGGTAAAGAGGTGCTTGAGTCACGTCTGCCTGGCATCCTCGAGCTGTCACGCACCTTTGCTCACGCCGATCCAGTCAAAGAACCTATCCCGGTCATTCCGACCTGCCACTACATGATGGGCGGTATTCCGACTAAAGTGACCGGTCAGGCACTGCGTGTGAATGAGCAGGGTGAAGATGTGGTAATTCCTGGCCTGTTCGCTGTCGGCGAAATTGCCTGCGTATCGGTACACGGTGCCAACCGTCTGGGCGGTAACTCACTGCTCGACCTGGTGGTCTTTGGCCGCGCAGCGGGTCTGCATCTGCTGGAGAGTATTCAGGAGCAGGGCGAACTGCGTGACGCTACGGAAGATGAGATTGCCGTTGCGATGGCGCGCTTCAACCGCTGGGAAAACAATACCACGGGTGAAGACCCGGTTGAGATTCGTAAAGCGCTGCAACGCTGCATGCAGAATAACTTCTCTGTATTCCGCGAAGGCGACGCGATGGCGCAGGGTCTGGAAGAGCTGAAAGAGATTCGCCAGCGTCTGAAATCAGCGCGTCTGGATGACCGCTCACCGGATTTCAACACCCAGCGTATTGAGTGTCTGGAACTGGATAACCTGATGGAAACGGCCTTTGCCACGGCGGTCGCGGCTAACTACCGCACCGAGAGCCGCGGTGCGCACAGTCGCTTCGACTTCCCGGATCGTGATGATGAAAACTGGCTGTGCCACAGTCTTTATGTCCCGGAAACCGAAAGCATGACGCGCCGTGAGGTGAACATGCAGCCGAAACTGCGCGCGGCGTTCCCGCCGAAAGTGCGTACCTACTAA
- the sdhD gene encoding succinate dehydrogenase membrane anchor subunit, translating into MVSNASALGRNGIQDWLLLRATAILITLYIVYILGFVVMTDTLTYDLWRGFFASAFTKVFTLLTLFSILIHGWIGMWQVLTDYVKSLPTRLLLQFVIVVALLWYAIYGFVVVWGV; encoded by the coding sequence ATGGTAAGCAATGCATCCGCATTGGGTCGCAACGGCATTCAGGACTGGCTGCTGCTGCGGGCAACTGCAATTCTCATTACGCTCTACATCGTCTACATCCTCGGTTTCGTTGTGATGACAGACACGCTGACTTATGACCTGTGGCGTGGCTTCTTCGCTTCCGCATTCACTAAAGTGTTCACGCTGCTGACGCTGTTCTCCATTCTGATTCATGGCTGGATCGGCATGTGGCAGGTGTTAACAGACTACGTCAAATCACTGCCAACGCGCTTGTTGTTGCAGTTTGTGATTGTCGTGGCGCTGCTGTGGTATGCGATTTATGGATTTGTTGTGGTGTGGGGTGTGTAA
- the sdhC gene encoding succinate dehydrogenase cytochrome b556 subunit codes for MGKTVKKQRPVNLDLSTIRFPVTAISSILHRVSGVITLVAIGILLWLLGLSLSSPEGFQHAASIMDGFFAKFIMWGILTALAYHAVSGIRHMLMDFGYLAETLQVGKRSAHMTFVITVVLAILAGVLVW; via the coding sequence GTGGGCAAAACCGTGAAAAAACAAAGACCTGTCAACTTGGATCTCTCGACGATCCGGTTTCCCGTTACTGCAATATCGTCCATTCTTCACCGCGTCTCCGGCGTAATCACTCTGGTTGCCATTGGCATCCTGCTGTGGCTGCTCGGTCTCTCTCTCTCTTCTCCTGAAGGTTTCCAGCACGCTGCATCCATCATGGATGGCTTCTTCGCGAAGTTCATCATGTGGGGCATCTTAACCGCGCTGGCCTATCACGCGGTGAGCGGGATTCGTCATATGTTGATGGATTTTGGTTATCTGGCTGAAACGCTGCAGGTTGGTAAGCGTTCTGCTCATATGACTTTTGTGATCACTGTCGTGCTGGCAATTCTGGCGGGAGTCCTCGTATGGTAA
- a CDS encoding citrate synthase, with translation MTDKKVTLTLQDGTSIELDVLKGTLGQDVVDVRALGSSGLFTFDPGFTSTASCESAITFIDGDEGILLHRGFPISQLATHSNYLEVCYILLNGEAPDQKQFDEFRTTVTRHTMIHEQITRLFHGFRRDSHPMAVMCGVTGALAAFYHDSLDVNIERHREIAAFRLLSKMPTMAAMCYKYSIGQPFVYPRNDLSYAGNFLHMMFATPCEEYKVNPVLERAMDRILILHADHEQNASTSTVRTAGSSGANPFACIAAGIASLWGPAHGGANEATLRMLEEISTVEHIPEFVKRAKDKNDSFRLMGFGHRVYKNYDPRATVMRDTCHEVLNELGMKDDLLEVAMELEHIALNDPYFIERKLYPNVDFYSGIILKAMGIPSSMFTVIFAMARTVGWIAHWKEMHDEGMKIARPRQLYTGYTEREFSSQLKK, from the coding sequence ATGACAGATAAAAAAGTAACGCTAACCCTGCAAGATGGAACATCTATTGAACTGGACGTGCTTAAAGGCACGCTGGGTCAGGATGTGGTTGATGTCCGCGCTCTGGGTTCAAGTGGCCTGTTCACCTTCGATCCCGGTTTTACGTCTACAGCGTCCTGTGAATCTGCTATCACTTTTATCGATGGTGATGAAGGTATCCTGCTGCACCGTGGTTTCCCGATTTCTCAGCTGGCGACCCACTCTAACTACCTGGAAGTCTGCTACATCCTGCTGAATGGCGAAGCGCCGGACCAGAAACAGTTTGATGAGTTCCGAACCACGGTTACCCGCCACACCATGATTCATGAGCAGATTACCCGTCTGTTCCACGGCTTCCGTCGTGACTCGCATCCTATGGCGGTAATGTGCGGCGTGACCGGCGCACTGGCTGCGTTTTACCACGATTCACTGGATGTAAACATTGAGCGCCACCGCGAAATCGCGGCATTCCGTCTGCTCTCTAAGATGCCGACCATGGCAGCGATGTGTTACAAATATTCAATCGGCCAGCCGTTTGTCTATCCACGCAATGACCTCTCTTACGCCGGTAACTTCCTGCATATGATGTTTGCTACGCCGTGCGAAGAGTACAAAGTGAATCCGGTGCTGGAACGCGCTATGGACCGTATCCTGATTCTGCATGCTGACCATGAGCAGAACGCTTCAACCTCTACCGTACGTACCGCCGGTTCAAGCGGCGCGAATCCGTTTGCCTGTATCGCCGCCGGGATCGCCTCCCTGTGGGGACCGGCGCACGGCGGTGCCAACGAAGCGACTCTGCGTATGCTGGAAGAGATCAGCACCGTTGAGCACATCCCGGAATTTGTTAAACGCGCTAAAGACAAGAATGATTCATTCCGTCTGATGGGCTTTGGTCACCGCGTTTACAAAAATTACGATCCACGCGCGACCGTGATGCGCGATACCTGCCATGAGGTTCTGAATGAACTGGGTATGAAGGATGATCTGCTGGAAGTGGCGATGGAGCTGGAACACATTGCGCTGAACGACCCGTACTTCATCGAGCGTAAACTTTATCCAAACGTGGATTTCTACTCCGGTATCATTCTGAAAGCGATGGGTATTCCGTCGTCCATGTTTACGGTGATCTTCGCGATGGCCCGTACGGTTGGCTGGATTGCCCACTGGAAAGAGATGCACGACGAAGGCATGAAGATTGCCCGTCCACGTCAGCTCTACACCGGTTATACCGAGCGCGAATTCAGCTCACAGCTGAAAAAGTAA
- the nei gene encoding endonuclease VIII, whose protein sequence is MPEGPEIRRVADKLETAIVGQPLTEAWFAFPQLKTYEPSLIGEQVQAIETRGKALLTHFSNGLTLYSHNQLYGVWRIVKPDTELNTTRQLRVRLATASKAILLYSASDIELLNADTLAAHPFLTRIGPDVLNSQLSVEEVKERLLSPRFRRRQFSGLLLDQAFLAGLGNYLRAEILWLAQLLPNHRAQDLTEDQLTAFSEALLSVPRHAYRMRGTMKKYHEEAAFQFEVFHRQGKKCRRCGTVIEKGTLSSRPFYWCPGCQR, encoded by the coding sequence ATGCCTGAAGGACCGGAAATTCGCCGCGTGGCGGATAAGCTTGAAACTGCCATCGTGGGTCAGCCGTTAACCGAAGCGTGGTTTGCGTTTCCTCAGCTTAAAACTTACGAACCCTCGCTGATTGGTGAGCAGGTGCAGGCGATTGAGACGCGGGGAAAAGCGCTGCTGACACATTTCAGCAATGGCCTGACGCTTTACAGTCATAACCAGCTTTATGGTGTCTGGCGCATCGTGAAACCCGATACTGAACTGAATACCACACGCCAGTTGCGGGTGCGGCTGGCGACGGCGAGCAAAGCGATTCTGCTTTATAGTGCCTCCGATATTGAACTGCTCAACGCAGATACGCTGGCGGCGCATCCGTTTCTGACCCGCATCGGACCGGATGTGCTGAACAGCCAGCTTAGCGTGGAAGAAGTGAAAGAGCGGCTGCTGTCACCCCGTTTCCGGCGGCGGCAGTTCAGTGGTCTGCTGCTGGATCAGGCTTTTCTGGCCGGGCTGGGAAACTACCTGCGCGCCGAGATTCTCTGGCTGGCGCAGCTGCTGCCCAATCATCGGGCGCAGGATCTCACTGAAGATCAGCTGACTGCTTTCAGCGAGGCGCTGCTGTCGGTGCCGCGTCATGCCTATCGGATGCGTGGAACCATGAAGAAATATCATGAGGAAGCAGCGTTTCAGTTTGAGGTTTTTCATCGGCAGGGCAAAAAATGCCGGCGCTGTGGCACAGTGATCGAGAAGGGCACGCTTTCATCACGGCCTTTTTACTGGTGTCCGGGTTGCCAGAGATAG
- the pcp gene encoding pyroglutamyl-peptidase I produces the protein MKTVLMTAFEPFGGETINPSWEAVRALEGKQIGGATIVIRQLPVVFSEVLHVLNQALEEVKPDAVLSVGQAGGRSDITVERIGINVDDARIPDNAGHQPVDEPIVAGGPAAYFSRLPIKAIVAAVRKAGIPASVSQTAGTFTCNRVMYGLLHWLEQQKSPARGGFIHIPYLPEQAALHPGAPSMAVATIIQALEIAVNVTLETGDDIKQAGGATH, from the coding sequence ATGAAAACTGTCCTGATGACCGCCTTTGAACCCTTTGGCGGTGAAACGATTAATCCCTCCTGGGAAGCGGTGCGCGCACTGGAAGGCAAACAGATTGGCGGGGCGACGATAGTGATCCGTCAGCTGCCGGTGGTGTTCAGTGAGGTACTCCACGTGCTGAACCAGGCGCTGGAAGAGGTCAAACCGGATGCGGTGCTGTCGGTCGGGCAAGCGGGCGGCCGCAGCGACATTACCGTTGAACGTATCGGTATCAATGTCGATGACGCCCGCATCCCGGACAACGCTGGTCATCAGCCGGTGGATGAACCGATTGTGGCTGGCGGCCCGGCAGCCTATTTTTCCCGTCTGCCAATCAAAGCGATTGTTGCCGCGGTGCGTAAAGCGGGCATTCCCGCATCGGTTTCGCAGACGGCGGGCACCTTCACCTGTAACCGGGTGATGTATGGCCTGCTGCACTGGCTGGAGCAGCAGAAGAGTCCGGCGCGCGGTGGCTTTATTCATATTCCTTATCTGCCTGAACAGGCGGCGCTCCATCCTGGTGCGCCGAGCATGGCGGTCGCGACCATTATTCAGGCGCTGGAGATTGCGGTAAACGTCACGCTGGAGACCGGCGACGATATCAAACAGGCTGGCGGCGCCACCCATTAA
- a CDS encoding DUF979 domain-containing protein, whose amino-acid sequence MFQQQYLMWLAGIILLVVAILSWRDSANPRRFTTGLFWALYGLVFLVGDWTTQLMSSLMGSDAAGTRMLHITIGVIVVIMALIAGLGGVRLGRYHQRSDEEKQASALRLRNKLFLPALAIPVVTVVGVLAFNHIPGMQDVVFGPGNHATLVTLFSMMVGCVIGWLVALKLTHEKPVQSMQETRRLLDSIGWAFILPQILATLGLLFTSAGVGSAISHLTETWLAVDNRFIAVTVYAVGMALLTMIMGNAFAAFPIITAGVGIPILVLQHGGNPAVMAAIGMFSGYCGTLMTPMAANFNIVPAALLELPDRNAVIKAQIPTGVLLLIVNIFLLYFLMFL is encoded by the coding sequence ATGTTCCAGCAACAATATCTGATGTGGCTGGCAGGCATTATCCTGCTGGTAGTAGCCATCCTCTCCTGGCGTGACAGCGCTAATCCGCGTCGCTTTACCACCGGACTGTTCTGGGCCTTGTATGGCCTGGTATTCCTAGTGGGTGACTGGACGACGCAGCTGATGAGCAGCCTGATGGGCTCGGACGCGGCGGGCACCCGAATGCTGCACATCACTATCGGTGTCATTGTGGTGATAATGGCGCTGATTGCCGGTCTGGGTGGGGTCCGGCTGGGGCGCTATCATCAGCGCAGCGATGAAGAGAAGCAGGCCAGTGCGCTGCGTCTGCGCAACAAACTGTTTCTGCCTGCGCTGGCCATTCCGGTCGTGACCGTGGTCGGCGTGCTGGCGTTTAATCATATTCCCGGTATGCAGGATGTGGTGTTCGGTCCCGGGAATCACGCCACGCTGGTGACATTGTTTTCAATGATGGTCGGCTGTGTCATTGGCTGGCTGGTGGCGTTAAAACTGACCCATGAAAAACCGGTGCAGTCGATGCAGGAGACCCGTCGCCTGCTGGATTCGATTGGCTGGGCCTTTATCCTGCCGCAGATCCTTGCCACCCTGGGACTGCTGTTTACCAGTGCGGGCGTGGGCAGTGCCATTTCGCATCTGACCGAAACCTGGCTGGCGGTGGATAATCGCTTTATCGCGGTAACGGTCTATGCCGTCGGAATGGCGCTGTTAACCATGATCATGGGTAACGCGTTTGCGGCGTTTCCGATTATCACCGCAGGCGTTGGCATCCCGATTCTGGTGCTGCAGCACGGCGGAAATCCGGCAGTGATGGCGGCGATTGGTATGTTTTCCGGCTACTGCGGTACGCTGATGACGCCGATGGCGGCCAACTTCAATATTGTCCCGGCGGCGCTGCTGGAGCTGCCCGATCGTAACGCGGTGATCAAAGCTCAGATTCCAACCGGTGTGCTACTGTTAATCGTTAACATTTTCCTGCTCTATTTCCTGATGTTCCTGTGA
- a CDS encoding DUF969 domain-containing protein, which translates to MESAVNLWPLLGIAAIVVGFVLRFNPVLVVIVAGFVTGLAAMMPLADILEKLGAGFLNTRNLPLILLLPLAVIGLLERHGLKERAQAWIAQIKTATAGRLLIVYLFVREITAALGLTSLGGHPQMVRPLLAPMAEGATENRYGEITPELRHKLRAMSAATDNVGLFFGEDIFVAFGAIIFMHNFMQESAGIQTEPLHIALWGIPTAVAAFLIHSARLVRLDRQLARELQQLNSQALKAKGGQ; encoded by the coding sequence ATGGAAAGTGCAGTGAATCTCTGGCCTTTACTGGGCATTGCCGCGATCGTTGTCGGCTTCGTATTACGTTTTAACCCGGTGCTGGTGGTAATTGTCGCCGGATTTGTGACCGGTCTGGCGGCGATGATGCCGCTGGCTGACATTCTGGAAAAGCTTGGCGCGGGGTTTCTTAACACCCGTAACCTGCCGCTGATTCTGCTGCTGCCACTGGCGGTCATTGGGCTGCTGGAGCGTCACGGGCTGAAGGAGCGGGCACAGGCGTGGATTGCTCAGATCAAAACCGCCACCGCCGGACGTCTGCTGATTGTCTACCTGTTTGTGCGTGAAATCACGGCGGCACTGGGGTTAACCAGTCTCGGCGGACATCCGCAGATGGTGCGTCCATTGCTCGCACCGATGGCAGAAGGCGCCACTGAAAACCGCTACGGCGAAATCACACCTGAGCTGCGGCACAAGCTGCGTGCCATGTCAGCAGCCACCGACAACGTCGGCCTGTTCTTTGGTGAGGATATCTTCGTGGCGTTTGGTGCGATTATTTTTATGCACAACTTCATGCAGGAGTCGGCCGGGATTCAGACCGAACCGCTGCACATTGCGTTATGGGGCATTCCGACCGCTGTAGCCGCGTTCCTGATCCACTCGGCACGTCTGGTGCGACTCGATCGTCAGCTGGCGCGTGAGCTGCAACAGCTCAACAGCCAGGCGCTGAAAGCCAAAGGAGGTCAGTAA